The following coding sequences are from one Methanohalophilus halophilus window:
- a CDS encoding TIM barrel protein: MPLLFGTAGTPLSAKGRGSEGGIQRVKELGLGCMELEFVRGVRMKEPTAEKIADTAHKTGISLSVHAPYYINLNSKEEEKIQASIKRIYDSAYIGNICGASSIVFHPAYYHEQSGNTVFSKVEALLEKLAGQLEDEGINTTLRPETTGKPSQFGNLEETLALSAGIEGVLPCIDFAHLHARSKGEENSYAEFSAVLEKVEEYLGKEGLRNMHMHISGIEYTTKGEKNHLVLEESDLKFSELMQALKDFGAQGLVICESPNLEEDALLLQKTYENK, from the coding sequence TTGCCTCTCCTTTTCGGAACTGCAGGGACACCTCTTAGTGCTAAAGGCAGGGGAAGCGAAGGAGGGATCCAACGGGTAAAAGAACTCGGCCTGGGTTGCATGGAACTGGAATTTGTACGGGGAGTGCGCATGAAGGAACCCACTGCGGAAAAAATAGCAGATACAGCCCACAAAACCGGCATTTCCCTGAGTGTTCATGCACCCTACTACATAAACCTGAATTCAAAAGAAGAAGAAAAAATCCAGGCCAGCATCAAACGTATCTATGATTCTGCCTATATAGGCAATATCTGTGGAGCCAGCTCAATAGTGTTCCATCCAGCCTACTATCATGAACAAAGTGGGAACACCGTTTTTTCAAAAGTGGAGGCTCTGCTGGAAAAACTTGCAGGCCAACTGGAAGATGAAGGGATCAATACTACCCTGCGTCCGGAAACCACAGGTAAACCCAGCCAGTTTGGCAATCTGGAAGAAACCCTTGCTCTTTCAGCAGGTATTGAAGGTGTCCTGCCATGCATCGATTTTGCCCATTTGCATGCCCGCTCAAAGGGGGAGGAAAACAGCTATGCAGAATTCAGCGCAGTGCTGGAAAAAGTCGAGGAATACCTGGGCAAGGAAGGTCTGAGGAATATGCACATGCATATTTCGGGAATCGAGTATACCACCAAAGGAGAAAAGAATCATCTTGTGCTCGAGGAATCAGACCTTAAATTTTCAGAACTCATGCAAGCATTGAAGGACTTCGGGGCACAAGGGCTTGTGATCTGTGAGAGCCCAAATCTAGAAGAGGACGCCCTACTGCTACAGAAGACTTATGAAAATAAGTAA
- a CDS encoding GMP synthase subunit A, which translates to MEELRILVINNHGQFCHLIHRTVRDLDMDTSIVPNTTPIEEILAEKPDGLIFSGGPSLERGGLCEEYAKELDIPILGICLGHQLIAHAYGGSTGAGSHGGYAAVDVEVVEEDDILKGLGPRISTWASHGDEVTELPPGFLKLAHSDICGIEAMKHPDKPLYGVQWHPEVAHTDKGEELFMNFFDVCANYNK; encoded by the coding sequence ATGGAAGAGTTGAGAATCCTTGTAATCAATAATCACGGACAATTTTGTCACCTTATTCACAGGACCGTAAGGGATCTTGATATGGATACAAGTATTGTTCCCAACACAACCCCGATTGAGGAGATTCTTGCCGAAAAACCGGATGGACTGATATTTAGCGGCGGTCCTTCTCTGGAAAGAGGGGGTCTATGTGAAGAATACGCAAAAGAACTGGATATTCCTATACTTGGTATATGCCTGGGTCACCAGCTTATCGCACATGCCTATGGGGGGTCAACAGGAGCCGGCAGCCATGGAGGATATGCTGCCGTGGACGTAGAGGTTGTGGAGGAGGATGATATTCTCAAGGGCCTTGGTCCCCGCATTTCTACCTGGGCTTCACATGGGGATGAGGTTACAGAACTACCACCGGGTTTTCTGAAACTTGCCCACTCTGATATATGCGGTATCGAAGCTATGAAACATCCGGACAAACCGCTGTACGGTGTCCAGTGGCACCCCGAGGTTGCACATACGGACAAAGGCGAGGAATTATTCATGAATTTCTTCGATGTTTGTGCAAATTATAACAAATAA
- a CDS encoding phosphopantetheine adenylyltransferase has product MPKTAVGGTFEYLHDGHRKLLRRAFEIAAGDLLDIGLTSDSMAGEKDRNIPSYATRRSQLEDYIESLNIPDKNYQIEKLEDPFGTTVNGDYIYIVVSPETYTVAEKINKLRRQDGLEQLEIVKIDYVMAEDEKPISSTRISNGEIDIHGHLRGKF; this is encoded by the coding sequence ATGCCAAAAACTGCTGTGGGAGGCACCTTCGAATACCTCCATGATGGCCATCGTAAACTTCTGCGCAGAGCTTTTGAAATCGCGGCAGGAGATTTACTTGACATCGGCCTCACATCCGACTCGATGGCAGGGGAAAAGGACAGGAACATACCCTCCTATGCCACCCGTCGCAGCCAGCTTGAAGATTATATTGAAAGCCTTAACATTCCTGATAAAAATTACCAGATCGAAAAACTGGAAGACCCTTTTGGCACCACCGTCAATGGCGACTACATATATATTGTGGTTTCCCCGGAAACATACACTGTTGCTGAAAAAATAAACAAACTCCGCAGGCAGGATGGATTGGAACAACTTGAAATTGTCAAAATTGACTATGTCATGGCAGAGGACGAAAAACCCATATCATCAACCCGGATATCAAATGGTGAGATTGATATACATGGCCACCTGAGAGGAAAGTTTTAA
- a CDS encoding 2-amino-3,7-dideoxy-D-threo-hept-6-ulosonate synthase, whose protein sequence is MPEIGKQIRIERIMDRDSRNMVIIPMDHGITDGPIKGLINIADSINSVAEGGANAVLMQKGMILHGHRGYGHDVGLILHMSASTSLGPDPNDKVLVCTVEEASRMGADAVSVHINVGSETESEQLKILGHIGRQCDYWGIPLIAMMYPRGRKVTNPRDPQMVAHAARVGAELGADVIKTVYTGDIESFSKVVEGCPVPVVIAGGPKTNTDREFLEMIREAMDAGARGVAIGRNVFQHPSPTRMTRAITEIAHKNQTVDEALKQLQ, encoded by the coding sequence ATGCCAGAAATAGGAAAACAAATTCGAATAGAAAGAATAATGGACAGAGACAGCAGGAATATGGTTATCATACCTATGGACCACGGAATCACAGATGGACCAATAAAGGGATTGATCAACATAGCAGATTCCATAAATAGTGTTGCTGAAGGGGGAGCCAATGCAGTACTTATGCAAAAAGGCATGATCCTCCACGGTCATAGAGGATATGGTCATGATGTAGGACTCATACTCCATATGAGTGCATCAACTTCACTGGGCCCCGATCCCAATGACAAAGTGCTGGTGTGTACTGTAGAGGAAGCATCCCGCATGGGAGCAGATGCCGTATCCGTACACATCAATGTGGGATCGGAAACCGAATCCGAACAACTTAAGATACTGGGTCACATAGGTAGACAGTGTGACTACTGGGGCATACCCCTGATTGCTATGATGTACCCGCGGGGCAGAAAGGTCACAAACCCGAGGGACCCACAGATGGTAGCCCACGCGGCCCGTGTAGGAGCTGAGCTTGGAGCTGACGTGATCAAGACTGTCTACACCGGAGACATTGAAAGTTTCTCCAAGGTTGTAGAAGGCTGCCCTGTACCCGTAGTAATCGCAGGTGGACCAAAGACTAACACTGACAGGGAATTCCTGGAAATGATTCGTGAAGCAATGGATGCGGGTGCCCGTGGTGTTGCCATTGGCAGGAATGTGTTCCAGCACCCAAGCCCTACACGGATGACCCGGGCAATCACAGAGATCGCACACAAAAACCAAACCGTGGATGAAGCTCTCAAGCAACTTCAGTGA
- a CDS encoding 3-dehydroquinate synthase II translates to MKKQVWIRADEGDWEDKKERITGGLESGADCVLVEAEDVDKAKELGDIKIAAFTDNADTAADIIVIGRGGEGDGTLPLPVDMSNSRDFEQLATLRRQKKSIAALVVIQDKKYEKFAAAIGTECDYLIAIGTDWKVIPLENLIAQLQEKEVNIISGVRDPDEAKLALETMEHGSDGVLLDTANPDTLKKTVKLAEEAGVEGVDLVSATITKIEPVGMGDRVCVDTCNLMEKGEGMLVGSQSAGMFLVHSESEESPYVASRPFRVNAGAVHAYVKIGDKTRYLSELEAGDEVTIVNSEGQQRKGIVGRVKIERRPLMLVEAQSKDGNTVKNILQNAETIKLVSSNGKPVSIASLKEGDEVLVHMEDTGRHFGMKVQETIIEK, encoded by the coding sequence ATGAAAAAGCAGGTATGGATACGTGCCGACGAAGGCGACTGGGAAGACAAGAAGGAACGTATAACAGGCGGCCTGGAATCAGGTGCCGACTGTGTTCTGGTAGAGGCAGAGGATGTAGATAAAGCAAAAGAACTCGGAGACATCAAGATTGCTGCATTTACCGATAATGCGGATACTGCCGCAGACATAATCGTTATCGGTCGCGGAGGAGAAGGCGACGGGACACTTCCATTACCTGTGGACATGAGCAACTCCCGGGATTTTGAACAGCTAGCAACATTGAGACGCCAGAAAAAGAGTATCGCTGCCCTGGTTGTAATCCAGGACAAAAAATATGAGAAATTTGCCGCTGCAATTGGGACTGAATGTGATTACCTAATAGCTATCGGCACAGACTGGAAAGTCATCCCTCTGGAAAACCTCATAGCACAACTCCAGGAAAAGGAAGTGAATATAATATCCGGTGTCAGAGACCCCGATGAGGCTAAACTTGCCCTGGAGACCATGGAACATGGATCCGATGGCGTCCTGCTGGATACCGCAAATCCCGACACCCTCAAAAAAACTGTAAAACTTGCAGAAGAAGCAGGTGTAGAGGGAGTTGATCTTGTATCTGCCACCATCACCAAAATAGAGCCTGTAGGAATGGGCGACAGGGTTTGCGTGGATACCTGTAACCTGATGGAAAAAGGGGAAGGTATGCTTGTGGGCTCCCAATCCGCCGGAATGTTCCTTGTACATTCTGAATCCGAAGAAAGTCCCTATGTAGCATCCAGACCTTTCAGGGTAAATGCCGGAGCAGTTCATGCTTATGTTAAGATAGGAGATAAGACAAGATACCTGTCCGAGCTGGAAGCAGGCGACGAAGTAACTATTGTCAATTCAGAAGGCCAGCAACGTAAAGGAATTGTGGGGAGGGTCAAGATCGAACGCCGCCCCCTGATGCTTGTGGAAGCCCAATCCAAAGACGGCAATACAGTGAAAAATATCCTCCAGAATGCAGAAACAATAAAACTGGTTTCAAGCAATGGAAAACCAGTATCCATAGCCTCTCTGAAGGAAGGAGACGAGGTGCTGGTGCATATGGAAGACACTGGCAGGCACTTCGGGATGAAAGTCCAGGAAACAATCATAGAGAAATGA
- the aroD gene encoding type I 3-dehydroquinate dehydratase, giving the protein MTDFVTGKDVKIVASIDSDPLLQARIAKMLGADILEIRLDLLEIKEAVQAKKLFDLLDKQGGLSRIATNRVHFEGGNWQGQEGQRITLLEDLIPYVDMIDIERKSTDCLRNRLVEEAKSQGTKVIMSSHFFESTPPLKEMVAILNECTDKGADIAKLAVMPQKPEDILELFHAALQAKGEVCVIAMGELGRHSRVVACRYGSLLTYGCVEKPVAPGQIRIDQLKIALETIV; this is encoded by the coding sequence ATGACAGATTTTGTCACCGGAAAAGATGTCAAAATTGTCGCATCCATTGACAGCGACCCTCTTTTACAGGCACGCATCGCCAAAATGCTTGGTGCGGATATTCTGGAAATCAGGCTGGATTTGCTTGAAATAAAAGAGGCCGTGCAGGCAAAGAAATTGTTCGACTTGCTGGATAAGCAGGGCGGATTATCTCGTATTGCAACCAATCGTGTACATTTTGAAGGCGGCAACTGGCAGGGACAAGAAGGGCAAAGAATCACCCTCCTGGAAGACCTGATTCCTTATGTAGATATGATTGATATAGAACGCAAAAGTACCGATTGCCTTCGAAACCGACTTGTGGAGGAGGCAAAATCACAGGGGACAAAGGTAATAATGTCCTCCCATTTCTTTGAGAGCACACCTCCTTTAAAAGAGATGGTTGCTATTCTCAACGAATGCACGGATAAGGGAGCCGATATAGCCAAACTCGCAGTCATGCCCCAAAAACCCGAAGATATACTGGAGCTTTTCCATGCTGCCTTGCAGGCAAAGGGAGAAGTTTGTGTTATTGCTATGGGGGAGCTGGGACGTCACAGCAGGGTTGTTGCCTGCAGGTACGGTTCATTACTGACCTACGGCTGCGTGGAAAAACCGGTCGCTCCGGGTCAGATCAGAATAGACCAGCTAAAAATAGCTCTGGAGACTATCGTATGA
- a CDS encoding MarR family winged helix-turn-helix transcriptional regulator, translating into MIQDEHVHSLGAMIACLHRHNLRYLSQELEIYGIGGGQFRFLLALYHVDGIRPEELSRMLMVNRATVTRALKRLEDAGYVQRTPDPEDRRALVVNLTEEGHRMHRFIRQLSQKRSESMLAGFSEEEKTLFRNLLEKAI; encoded by the coding sequence ATGATTCAGGATGAACATGTGCACAGTTTGGGAGCAATGATTGCCTGCCTTCACCGACATAATCTGCGTTACCTTTCGCAGGAACTGGAAATATATGGGATAGGAGGCGGTCAATTCAGGTTTTTGCTTGCTCTGTACCATGTTGACGGGATTCGTCCTGAGGAATTATCCCGCATGCTGATGGTCAACCGGGCCACGGTCACAAGGGCATTGAAAAGACTTGAGGATGCGGGTTATGTGCAGCGGACGCCGGATCCAGAAGACCGGCGCGCATTGGTGGTAAACCTTACAGAGGAAGGTCATCGTATGCATCGTTTTATCCGCCAGCTTTCGCAAAAACGAAGTGAAAGTATGCTTGCTGGTTTTTCAGAAGAGGAAAAAACCCTATTCAGAAATTTGCTGGAAAAAGCCATTTAG